Proteins encoded within one genomic window of Verrucomicrobiota bacterium:
- a CDS encoding 7-cyano-7-deazaguanine synthase: DAIRLGTYAGVELMRPFIQVIKAQIAARGYELGVDYSQTWSCYLGGDLHCGECGTCVERREAFLLAGVPDPTAYASTRPLPPKPHLV, encoded by the coding sequence GACGCCATTCGGCTGGGGACGTATGCCGGAGTGGAATTGATGCGACCTTTCATTCAAGTGATCAAGGCGCAAATCGCTGCCCGCGGCTACGAGTTAGGCGTGGATTATTCGCAGACTTGGTCGTGCTATCTCGGCGGTGACCTTCACTGTGGCGAGTGCGGGACGTGCGTGGAGCGGCGTGAGGCATTTCTCCTGGCTGGCGTGCCAGACCCGACGGCTTACGCGAGTACCCGGCCATTGCCGCCGAAGCCACATCTGGTCTGA
- a CDS encoding nucleotidyl transferase AbiEii/AbiGii toxin family protein, with amino-acid sequence MLARLFAEGNPPWRLKGAYALELKLQTARATKDVDLGLAAAPARSVGADRSADSLLDVLQAAAARDLSDFFVFLIGEPTLELDAPYGGARYPVEAALDGRTFAKFHLDVGIGDMQGEPAEVVTPRDWLGFAGIAAPAFPSISREEHFAEKLHAYTLPRTGQPNSRVKDLIDLVLLMETGALNPERLRNAVRDTFSRRGTHELPIVLEPPPTFW; translated from the coding sequence TTGCTCGCCAGGCTTTTCGCCGAAGGTAACCCGCCCTGGCGCTTGAAAGGTGCCTACGCGCTCGAACTTAAACTGCAGACCGCCAGAGCGACCAAGGACGTTGACCTCGGGCTTGCGGCGGCGCCGGCCCGCAGCGTCGGCGCGGACCGGTCGGCCGATTCCCTTCTGGACGTGTTGCAGGCCGCGGCAGCGCGCGACCTCAGCGATTTCTTTGTCTTCCTGATCGGCGAACCGACCCTCGAGCTGGACGCCCCATATGGCGGGGCGCGCTATCCAGTGGAAGCGGCGTTGGACGGTCGTACTTTCGCGAAGTTCCATCTGGACGTCGGGATTGGTGACATGCAGGGTGAGCCCGCCGAGGTCGTCACGCCGCGCGACTGGCTCGGGTTCGCCGGCATTGCAGCGCCAGCGTTCCCGTCCATTTCGCGCGAGGAACACTTCGCAGAGAAGCTCCACGCCTACACCCTTCCCCGCACCGGCCAGCCCAATTCCCGCGTCAAAGATCTGATCGACTTGGTATTATTGATGGAGACCGGGGCCCTAAACCCCGAACGCCTTCGCAACGCCGTTCGAGACACCTTTAGTAGACGCGGGACTCACGAGTTGCCGATCGTCTTGGAGCCACCGCCCACTTTCTGGTGA